The Hemiscyllium ocellatum isolate sHemOce1 chromosome 4, sHemOce1.pat.X.cur, whole genome shotgun sequence genomic interval TTTATAGAAGTTAACTTGCACTTAATTATTACCATTATCTCCAAGATATGTTTTAATGCCAACTGCATTGTAAATATATTGTAAATATAAGTTTTCATTGTGATTCAATTTATCCAATTACAGCAGTTCTAAAAATAAAAATGAGGGCTAATTTCTGAACTGGTTTAACAAGAGTTGGTACAATAAAGCTTTCAATGAGACCACATGGTATGCTATCCTTCCTTATGCACATCATTGATTAGTCAGCAAAATGACTTTTGTATGCATAATCTACACGTCAATAAAAATGTTACGACTGAAGTTTCAGTACATGTTAAAAGTATGTCCTAAAATAATATTCTCAAAATCTGAAATGTAGGTAAAGTTTCAAAAAATTTAAATCAGAACATTTCAAAACCAAATAGACTTTCAGTTGACAAATGTTCAAACACATGGGCATGGTAGAAGCAATGATTGTTGGGACTGTTCAAAAAAAGTCACAACAAATTAGggacaatcgagttcctccaaaCACTCCCCAAAGGATCATTTCACAtcctggcagagattttcctgcagctCCAAACACCTCAGCTACTGTGTTCGTTGCTCTTGAATtgtctctacattggagagacaggacaccaacttgcagaatgtttcaaaaaacatctccaggacacacgcaccaattaaccccactactctgtggctgaacacttcaactccactaaggacatgccaaattctagccacctgacacctggaggaagaatacatcatcttccacattgggaccctcTAAACACACAAGATAAATgccaatttcaccagttttctgaCCTCCCCTTTCCCTCCCACCTAATCCCATATTCAACCCTCCAAATCAgcactgctctcttgaactgtcctacctgtccatcatccttctcacctatccactccaccccccattCCAACCTATTaccatcaccctccaccttcatctacctattgtatccccagctaccttcccccagccccacccccctctcatttatctctcagccccctcgaGCACACCTtttcaccacattcctgatgaaggtcatgatttggagacatcggtgttgcactggggggtacaaacttaaaaatcacacaacactgggttatagtccaacaggtttatttggaagcactagctttcagagcactgctccttcatcaggtggataaCTGCaatattcctaatgaagagcttacgcTCGACGTTgactcttctgttccttggatgttgcctgactgactgtgcttttccagcaccactgttttTGACTTCGATCTCCAGCATttccaatcctcactttctcctactctctCCTTGTCAACTGAGTTATGAGAATTTTCCAAGTTTAAATTTTGGCCAATACTGAATTGACTGATCTCAGTCGAGACATTTTGATTGTTCCTAGCTCCTCTGAGCAATTTTACTCTTCCTGAATCTATGTTTAAAATTCTGATCACTATTCAGTGACATCTGCTAAATAGTAGACAGCAGGGAATAACTCTCAATCTTTTTATAGAGAACCCAATACAAAAATAAAAGacatttttaaatgatttggagctTTTGGTTGCAAATGCATCAAACATAATGACAAAGAAACTGATTTAAGAAAACTGTTACATTGTCTTATAAAGGAAAAAAATTGAATTTATGTGACACCAATCCTATGTTTGCAGAGATTTTCAGCTGATAATAAGATGAAAATACCAATTTAAAAAGCACTACTCACACATGCTTTGTTTACATCTTCTGTTACAGACTCATCATTTCTGTTGAAAGGTAAAACCTCAGGTTCTAGTCTTCTCCTTTTAGTCACTTCCAGCTGGTCATCTGTAGGAAGCTTCAGATTTGTgtcttctgggtcttttctttTTCGTATTGCCTTTGCAGTTTCTTCTTCACCAACTCCTCTAGGGGTTTCTTTTAAACTCTGATCAGAGACTCCAGTTTTATGATTTGCAGAAAGATATTCGCACTGAGTCCTTTGTCCTATAAACTTGGAGTCGCTATTTTCCAATGAAGAATCTGTGATATTTAGGTGATGATCAGTGGGTATACTTGGCTCCTCTGTTCTTGCAAATTTAGCTTGAGATGATCCAGTCTCCTCTCTttccctgtttatattttttgaataaaaaaaaataaatttccaTATTGCTAATTTCAGTTCAATTCCTTTTTAAAACGTATCTGTGGTTAAAAATAGAGACTGAAGAACGTAAGATAAAATATGGTATTTTTTGAACTTAGGTTTGCCAGCAAGATTGTACTGATCTTTTGGAGACCTATGAAAACTATCAAATCAGGTTTGCTAAAGCAAGTAACCAATTGTTTCCAAATTCCAAAGTTTTACCTTTTTCTCCCCACTGGCTGAAAGAAATCATGCAGTGAGAGAGATTGCTTTTGTGAAGAGAGGCTACTTTTCTTTCTGAGATTCTTCTGTGTTGTTGGTATGAATGGCTTTTTGTCAACAGTGACAAATGTTTGTCTCATTTCATTCTTCGGTCTTTCATCTGCTGGAAGCAGTGGTCTCATGCTGGATGTTTCTCTGGCCACTGAAATATCCTGTGATTCcattttgctttctttttcaGGTGTCTCTTTTATCACTTGTGTGTAGTCTATGTTCATTCTGAAACAAGATTTGATAATATTGATACTAATATCtgacaagacataggagtggaaggaaggccattcggcccatcgagtccactccgcaaaCACACATTTAATCATGCTCAAAAACTCAATGCAAGAAGGAATCGAACATAAAAATCCTTTCCATAATTTTGTCATTGTTGACAGTGTGCCCTCCATTGAGCTACGTGTTTAGTGCCACTGAAAAATTGTCAAACTAACAGGATCATAGACTTAAAACACTTAAATCTCTGTATTTCCATATTTCTATATAACTTACAATGGTTAATGACAGAAGGGTTATAAGCAGTTCTACTTCCACCAGTTATCTACTTATCCTCTTACTTATCTACTTATAGACATATATACTGGCAgtaggaccataagaaataggaattagAGTCGGCtaatcagccccttgagcctattccaccattcaacaggatctgCTACTCATATTAACTTTTCAGCTCTTTCCTCATAACTTTGGATTCCCCTGTTGATCAAGAATCTAGCTCAGCAATAAAGATAATCAAGACACTGCCCCCACAGTTCTTCAtggcaaggagtttcaaagatTCTCAACCTTAGTGAATGTGTAGGTGTATGGTGTTGATGAGGACAGAAACAAGGGATGGGTGAGCTTCCAGTTATGATATAAATAATGCATCTAATTAATTTATTCATCATGCAATTTGTTGAGAATTAAGATGCTTTCAGTGCCAACCTGCTTCTTCTCAGGAGATTGCTTATATTCAGTGTAATGCACTGCAGTGAAACCCAGAGGTTGGCCCCTGTAGCCAGCTTCCTAATGCATTGGTAACTTTCAGTTTTAATGTCTCACATACTCACATACTTATCACTGGAAATTAAAATACAAACCACAGAGTTACCCCAATGATAAATAGCAAATCAATTACAATTCATGTCTGTTTAACAAGTAAAATTTGACACTGAATCACATTACAAGATATGAGGGCAAATGCTTGGTGTAGAAGGTTGTATTCAGGGGCATCTTAAAAGATGAAAGGAAAATAGGTGTCAAGCTGCCAACAGTacagcaattaaaatcagggatgccAAGTTGGAGGTGCACAGACATCTAGAGGTGCAAATTTAAGTCATAAGAATGGGGAAGGGTGAGGCTGTGGAGAGGTTTGAAAACAAGtatgtgaattttaaaattgagatagagatatacattttaaaaaattgtttgaaAGCTACAAGTTAAACATATAATTAGATACTAAATATTGCACTCATATTGAACTCATGCAGCATGCTTACTCACCCTGACAGGGTCTCTGCAGAATTGAGACTACCAAATTGTTTTCCCCACTGAAGCAGGCTACAGGTAAATCAAAGGCCGTAGaagaaaatataattttttttgtattcaaaattaatattttgcaaagTAGTCTGTTTAATTACAGTTATAGTCACTTCACAATTGTCAATTTTATGCTAATTCTTTATCAAACTTATACTGAAAGAACAGGATTTAATGTATCGAACTCACAACAATTCCAATTCAAGGATTTAACTCACTGCACAACTTTTTCTTAGTTTGTTTCAGTATTTTTAATAACTTAAAATAATATAAAACATTTCCCTAGTCTTCATCAACATAAACTGTATAGAGAGTTGAATGTCATTACAGGCCCCATAATGAGAAAACTGTGCCATCTAGTGTTTATTTAGAGATTCTGTCAGACAGCACCAATGGCTGTACTAGTGCTTAAAAATGTGCGTCATCTAGTTCATCTAATTAAttagtacaggtacacaatcctttatccgaaattctGAAATGCTTTTCGCGGATTGTGGAGCATTATTTTGGCGCACGAACAGGTGACCCTCCTTACCCACTCGAAACATGTCACTCAGATGGGAAGCGGCGGCATGGTCCAGCACTGGCAGTTGTCAATTACGTCTTAGTGCTCGTGCATATGTTGTTAGTTTTTTTAATTTCACCATGAAAATGTAATTCATTCCGAAAACTGAAAAAGTCTGAATTCCAAAAATcaactaggttgggttgggatatctggtcgggatggatgggttggactgaagggtctgtttccatgctgtacatctctatgactctatggctttagTTTAAGAAAAACGTATTGGAAATAAGAGCATTAAGAACATATGCTTTAAGAAAAACACGGTACTATTTATTGAAAATATCAAAACAAGGTAACTTTTAGATATCACAAATTAGTAATGAAAAAAGCTTGTCTAATGATATTTCTCATATGCCTTTTCATCAAATCTTGCTCGATAGTATCAAGTATCATATTACAGAATCATAGGTGGTGAACCTTCTGGCCCATCAGTACCAAATCCACACTAAAACTATCCTTATCCTAGTTCCACCTTCGTTTCCACATGCTCCATCTTTTCCCCCTCAAATGTTCATCTAACTTCTTCTTGGATATACCCTCAGTATTCCATGGAAAGACGAAACAACCAAGTAAACAGCCCTTTCTCAGGGaaacacactgagcaggttagcaTGAATCTAGCAAAGAAAGATAGCTTGGGCATGTATTCATTAACAGTTTATAAAAATAAGGGGTGATTGtattgaaatattttttaaaattctgatggGGCTTTACAGAACTGATACTGTAATGATCTGTTCCACTTGTGAAGGAATCTTAAATCTGGATAGATACAGAACAAAAGAACATGTAAAACAGATACGAAGGACTTTCTTCACCTAGGAGATAATGTATGCCTGAAAATCTGTACACCAGAGAGTTGCGAAGGCTGGATCATGAAGCATACTTTATTAAAACagaaggtagatagatttttgaaatattgaggaatTGAGGGCTGTAATAAGCTGGCATGAAAGAGGAGTTAAGACCTGGGACAGATCAGCAAAACCTCATTAAATGGCAGCACAGGTTTCAGGGACTGAAATTTTTGATGTTATAATCAGAGGATGGAATATAGCCAATCTGACAGGGAAACATCATATGGGAAGATGATCTGTGCCAAGAGGCTGGCGATGCTTAAAGCTGATAACATACTGTGGATGGATGACATACAGTCAAAGGTATTGTGGGTAGGAATTGTAAAGGCACTAGCAATAACCTTTCAATCTCCCCTGAAATCATAGGTAGTGCCAGAACGCTTCAGACTTGTAAACATTAAACGcttgttcaaaaaaaaagaggCTGTCAAACTAAACACTGCAAATTACAGACAAATTAGTTTGACTTTGGTAGTGAAGAAACTTCTAGAAATAACTACTTGGGATAGAATTAATACACAATTGGAAAAATGTGGATTAATTTGGAAAAGTCAACATGAATTTGTTAAGGGATAATTATGTCTAATTAACTTGGAGTTTACTGAAGTATTATAGAAGGCCAATTACAAAATGTACATACACTTTCAAAAGATGTTCAATACAGTGCTGAATATAGTCTTGTGAGGTAAGTAATAAATAATAGTAAGAATAAAAGGGTCAGCAGCAATGTAGGTATAAAACTGGCTAAGGGATATTACACAGAGTAATAGTTAATGCGCATTTTTTTGAATTGGATGAAGGCTTGTAATGGAGTTCCTCGAGGGATGATATTGCgactcttgcttttcctgatgcATGTAAGTGATCAAGATCCAAGTGTGCagggaaaatttcaaaatttgcagatggcaaaaATTTTTGGAGAATTACAACCACAAGGAGGACAGTATAAAACTTTAAAAGAAGATCAACATGTTGGTGAAGTTGGCAACTGAAATTCAATGCAGAGCACTATGAGGTGATATTTTGTATAAAGAACATGAAGAGACAACATAAAATGTAGAATAAATGGTGTGAAAAAGCAAAGGTGTACACAAATAAGTAAAGGTGGCAGAACAGGTAGACAGAACTGTTATTGAAGCACAGTCTCATCAAGGCTTCATTAATAAAGGCACAGAGTATAAGTTCAGAGACACCATGCTGAATTGATGCTGGTTAGACCACTGCTGCAGTCTGGGtgccacattttaggaaggatgcaaatgcatttgagagaatgcagaagaggtttCCAAGAATGATTTAGTGATTAAAAAACTTCAAaaatgaagatagattggagatgCTTGGATTGTTTCCCTTAGACAAAGGAGTAGAGGTTTGGAAgaagctttcaaaatcatgaagggtatagacagggcaGATGGAAGAAAACGGTCCCACTCATAAAAGACATGAGAACCGAAGGACATTGTTTTAAAGTATTAAAGATTAAATAACAGTTATTTTACTTGAGTAATAAAGATATAAATACAGAATGTATAAAACTGAACAAAGTAGAGGGATATAGAGAACTCATTATCAACTCATATCCCCATCACCTAAACAGAATGGTGATCAAGGGGAACATAAATACCTCCAATCATGTGGCTTACATTTTTCTATCTGAAAGTGGGTTACTTCTTTACCTCGTACTGTGTTCTTGTCTTGATTGTGTATCTGGTACGTATGCAATAACTTGTGAAGTATCTGGAGCAGTCATTTCatccattttaaaattttcagaaaGTGTAGGACCTGGAATTGTTGTTCTTGAAGAGGAGAAAATTCCTTAAAGAAATAAGCAAACATCTAATTCATCTAAGCATGTCCATTGCTTTAAAAGAAGGGAACCTAAAGTGCTTTGCATGAACAGACAATAAATATAGCTTGCCCAGCATTTCTCACGTGCATGGTAATTTAGACTGAGACTGCTAAATGATTAATCTCTTCAAAGGGGTGAAACAGAGAATGGATAAGGAAGAAACTTGCATGCTTGGTGCCTAAAActatttgctttttttaaactcGTGAAACCAAGGCTAATTATGATACAGACAATTGTATTTAAAAATGCAGTAATCGTACTGAACTTAGGAAAATCAAAGAACCATTGAAGAATTACAATAagtaaagaggccattcagcccatcacaaaGTCATAATAGCCTTCCCGGTCCATAGGGTTTCTCTCTAAGATTCATGACTAGTGGTGGTTTTATCTGCGGATCATCACAACTCAGGCAGAAGGAAAAGTtgagagagtccttcatggtaacctcagccagtgtgggaattgaaccaaaaTATTTGGGTCACTCTGTATTGCAAACATCAATtgagctaacctgcacatcactttTCTGCCAAATGAATGTACTTCAGCCCATTCTAACCCCACCTTCTAGCACCTAATCTCAGTCTTTGTAAATTTCAGACCTTTAGGTGCAGATTTAGATTAGTTTAATTTCTACCTCAATCTACCAGACAGCTGTGGGTGGAAATtttgtttcaagtcccttctgatCCTTCTACcaatcaccttaaacctgtgaccTCTTTGCCAGGGGAAATGGGCATTCCCAGTCCACTCTCTCCAAACCCGTCATTatttctgatttggaggtgccggtattgcacaggaatgtacaaagttaaaaatcagtttatagtcaaacaggtttattttggaACGATACtccttgacaaccacctgattaaggagcagtgctctgaaaaccggtgtttccgaataaacctgttggactataacctggtgttgtctgatttttaaactCATTATTTCATACACTTCCATTaaatcaccccttagcctcccttgttttgagtaaaacaaacctagcctatccagtctttccttGTCCCTGCAATATAGAAGCCCTGTCAATATGCATGTAAATTTCCTGTGTACTCTCTCTAAAGCAGTTATGACTTTCGTGTAATGTATAATGTATTGGTAACTGTacacagaactccagctgtgacctaaccagTATTATTAGAACATAATGCACCCTCAATAGCATGCACTGTTCTTCGCATAGCTCAAATTTGAGTATGACATGACATACTAGTAACATATTTTATACACTTACCCTGATCAAGCAGCCGGTTGGGGTTACAATAAATATCTGTTGAATTGTGAATAACTGCAAAACCAATCTCTGCCTCAGATATAACACGCAGCCCTTTTCTAGTCAAAGAAAAAACATTCTGGTTAATATGAGCTTAAAGGATAGCTAACAATGAAAGCAATTTAGCATTTTGAACTGATAAATtacattcctattcatattctgAGTGTATAATCCCTATCATTTTGTTTTCTCATCGCTTAAAAAATTTTAACTACTACTGTTGTCGGTATGAAGATTTCCAAAATAATCTCTAATGCTTGAGTAATGTGCAACTATTACAGCAATTGTTTTTGGTGATGGCATACAAATTAGAAGTTTACTAAATTCATGATTTGCCATGATGTGATTTGAATTTATGACTCCAGGATTAGCTTCACGGATTCCggtaccattgcaattttcttaaaaaatggcaaagatttttttaaaaagccacttGTTAGCATATCAATCAttaattgcaaatattttctgaaggtGTAATACTCCTGAAATAAATTGTAACTAAACTCCTCAAAAATCATATGCTGCTGATGAACTGATATCGCTTGTCCACGGTTACCTGTTGACTAATATACTCTATATAAAACAAAGTGCTAGCTAGAGAAGTCCAGCAATTTTGTCATCTATGGTAAGAGGAACAGTCAACTTTGAAGCTCAATACAATTCCTCTGTGGATTGAAGGGGACTGAAAAAGTGATGGTTTTAAGCTGCTGAGTAAAAAACATGGCAAGGAATAGGAAGCGGAACAATTGACAAGGCAAAAGATAAAAAAGAGTAACAATGGTAGCAGAGAAATGATATCGATGAACAGATGATGATCCCATCAGGTATCAACAAGAGAAAATAAGTCAGTTGGGGAGGGCTGGTGGAAGTTGAGGGGGAAGGttgaggacaaagtgaggacagtTTATGGTCCAAAATTGTTGATTTCAATATCTGGGTCCTGAATTCTGTAAAATGCTTAAACAGAAAGTGAAGTGCTCTTTTTTCAGCTCAAGTCGGGCTCTGCTCAAATACTGCAGCAGGCCTAGGGCAGACAGGACTGCATGAGTGCAAGCTGATATACTGGAATGGCAAGGACCAGAAAGTCAAGATTATTTATGTGGACTGATTGGAGGTTCCTCAAAGCAGTCATTCAGTTTGCAGCAAATACAGTGAGCTAGATTAAAAGTAGTGCAAATAAATCTGTTTCATCTGGAATTTACGTCTGAGTCCTTGGATAAGGAAGTGGGAGGGATTAAATGGTCAAATGTTATACCTTCTCATGCAATTACAGAATGTGTCATTGGGAGGACTGAGTGGTGAAGGAGCAGCCAGGGAGTCACAAAGGAAACAGTCCCTGCAGAAAGCCAACaaggaaggagagcagaagaAATGTTTAATGGCAGCATCCTGCTGGTGGTGACAGACATGTAGGAGAATGACCCTTGAGAATGTGGAAGCTATTAGTTTGGTAAGTGAGGACAAGGGAAACCTTATTTTTCTGGAAGGGAGGAGAAAGGGTGacagaagtgcaggaaatggtcAGATTctgctgagggccctgtcaaatATAACTGGATATAATCCTTGgttgaaagaaaaaagaaagacatGTCGAACATCAATAAAAAGTAGCACCATTAGAACAGATGtgacacagacagagaaacagcgagaatgggtttgagaaagtGTAGTCAAGGTCAATGAAAGAGTCAGTGACTTTGCTGTGGACAATAGTTGATGGCATGTCCCTAAAAAGGTCAAGGAAAGTCAGAATAAAAGATGGAGCAGGCAAAGTTGAgagatggaaattggaagtgagtTGATTAACTTTTTCCATTCCAGATGAGAGCAGGAAGCAGCAACGTAAACTGAAGTAGAAAGCCTccccaaaataaaattaaacaaggaatgttccacatatccaaaaCACATAttgaaacatcctctccactttCGTCCTGTCATGTCCTTTTAGGATCTTAAGTTTTGGAGAGAATTGGTAACTGCTGTTAACACAGGAAACTCTAAGAGTTAGTACCAATGACACTTAAAGactggcagtatatttccaagccaaTAGCGAATGGCCTAGAGGTGGTGGTGGTTCTATTTTGGGAAGAAATCAGCAGTGAGCTGTGAGGCATCAGGATATAATAAAGTGGGAAGCTGTGGAGGGAATATCTCTGGATGAGTGAGGTCAATGACAGTCCTTGACGCAACAGCCTGGCGTTCAATTATGG includes:
- the nbn gene encoding nibrin isoform X3 — its product is MSSVKVTVKTICAMICCRPIVKPEFFVSLIRAIRNRQCLPSPESFSPPIDEPSIKPGELDITTKPERKSIFRGKTFIFLNEKQHKRLNSAVILGGGDVKLVGNSTSDISFLEAPGNCVIDVGMSDSQTSGEKLIESVRRALQRKGLRVISEAEIGFAVIHNSTDIYCNPNRLLDQGIFSSSRTTIPGPTLSENFKMDEMTAPDTSQVIAYVPDTQSRQEHSTSLLQWGKQFGSLNSAETLSGMNIDYTQVIKETPEKESKMESQDISVARETSSMRPLLPADERPKNEMRQTFVTVDKKPFIPTTQKNLRKKSSLSSQKQSLSLHDFFQPVGRKREREETGSSQAKFARTEEPSIPTDHHLNITDSSLENSDSKFIGQRTQCEYLSANHKTGVSDQSLKETPRGVGEEETAKAIRKRKDPEDTNLKLPTDDQLEVTKRRRLEPEVLPFNRNDESVTEDVNKACHAKTSPVKQESEVKHELPAPLDKKLNNNLDLLHESGNNETLPNRLLVTVFKSLVVSQPGRGRILASNEENSQLKNFKKFKKVLFPGAEKLPKIIGGTDLKAYQTKKNSEIEEWLRQEVEEQSHQLKEESLADDLFRYDPKSVRRR